Proteins found in one Pyrus communis chromosome 15, drPyrComm1.1, whole genome shotgun sequence genomic segment:
- the LOC137717629 gene encoding transcription initiation factor TFIID subunit 5-like isoform X2 produces the protein MSEAVDDESVRKFVTAYLKKKGFKQAENAFQEELNKNTNSSSSPISFNSQLDPDVAKHVLSFSQYEEGPAQYQDGYAKLRSWTYTSLDLYRHELLRVLYPVFIHCFMDLVAKGHIQDARTFFNSFREDHEMMHLRDLQKLEGVLSPSHLEEMEFAHSLRQSKVNIKICQYSYELLLQFLHKSQSTTVLGIINEHINFQVSPGQPSSISEDAEAVTLTGSSLDSANQINQKEIHWGLLEDSFEERLEKAGALDSEKAEGESKEGDGDENKKKSSEGAKQGSSNKKLKKDKASGATAKTARPEATPVTAVPRVKPELTLPVIPTEVEQSIFEDLRNRVQLSSAALPSVSFYTFINTHNGLNCSSISHDGSMVAGGFSDSSLKVWDMAKIGQQGLDSLQGENGTTTSSEQVLSNGGKKPYTLFQGHSGPVYSATFNPLGDFILSSSADSTVRLWSTKLNANLVCYKGHNYPVWDVQFSPVGHYFASASHDRTARIWSMDRIQPLRIMAGHLSDVDCVQWHANCNYVATGSSDKTVRLWDVQTGECVRIFIGHRSMVLSLAMSPDGRYMASGDEDGTIMMWDLSTGRCVTPLTGHTSCVWTLDFSGEGSLLASGSADCTVKLWDVTASTKLPRTEENKSGNTSRLRSLRTLPTKSTPVYSLRFSRRNLLFASGVLSKTV, from the exons ATGTCTGAGGCGGTGGACGACGAGAGCGTGCGGAAGTTCGTGACGGCTTATTTGAAGAAGAAGGGCTTCAAGCAGGCGGAGAACGCTTTTCAAGAAGAACTAAACAAGAATACCAACAGCTCTTCGTCCCCGATCTCTTTCAATTCCCAATTGGACCCCGACGTCGCCAAGCACGTCCTCTCCTTCTCCCa GTATGAGGAAGGTCCAGCACAGTATCAAGATGGATATGCCAAGTTGAGATCATGGACTTACACTTCACTAGATTTGTACAGG CATGAGTTGCTTCGCGTTCTCTATCCTGTATTTATTCATTGTTTCATGGATCTGGTTGCTAAAGGTCATATACAAGACG CTCGGACATTTTTCAATAGCTTCCGTGAAGACCATGAAATGATGCACCTACGAGATCTACAGAAGTTGGAAGGCGTTCTTTCACCCTCTCATTTGGAG GAGATGGAATTTGCTCATTCTCTTAGGCAGAGCAAAGTCAACATAAAGATATGCCAG TACTCGTATGAGCTTCTGCTGCAGTTTCTACACAAGTCACAATCCACCACAGTGCTTGGGATTATCAATGAGCATATTAACTTCCAAG TTTCTCCTGGACAACCCAGCTCAATTTCCGAAGATGCTGAGGCTGTAACACTTACCGGAAGTAGCCTGGATTCAGCTAATCAGATAAACCAGAAGGAAATACATTGGGGG ttGCTCGAAGATTCCTTTGAAGAACGCTTGGAAAAGGCTGGGGCCTTAGACTCTGAAAAAGCAGAAGGAGAAAGCAAAGAAGGGGATGGGGATGAGAATAAG aaAAAATCAAGTGAAGGAGCTAAACAAGGGTCTTCAAacaaaaagttgaaaaaggaCAAGGCTTCTGGTGCAACGGCGAAAACTGCACGCCCTGAGGCAACCCCTGTAACTGCAGTACCAAGAGTCAAACCAGAGCTTACTCTGCCAGTAAT TCCCACAGAGGTTGAACAGTCAATCTTTGAAGACTTGAGAAACCGTGTACAATTGAGTAGTGCTGCACTGCCATCTGTCAGCTTTTATACATTCATCAACACACACAATGG TTTAAACTGTTCGTCTATATCCCATGATGGATCCATGGTTGCTGGTGGATTTTCAGACTCGTCGCTGAAG GTATGGGATATGGCAAAGATTGGGCAACAAGGCCTTGATT CTTTGCAGGGTGAGAATGGTACCACCACTTCAAGTGAACAAGTTTTGTCAAATGGTGGAAAAAAACCATATACCTTGTTTCAGGGTCATTCGGGGCCAGTTTATTCAGCTACATTCAATCCCCTTGGGGATTTTATACTTTCCTCTTCGGCGGACTCAACTG TTCGGTTGTGGAGCACAAAATTAAATGCAAATCTTGTTTGCTACAAGGGTCATAATTACCCAGTATGGGATGTTCAG TTTAGCCCTGTCGGTCATTATTTTGCCAGTGCTTCACACGATCGAACAGCAAGGATTTGGTCTATGGACAGAATACAGCCTTTGAGAATAATGGCTGGGCACTTATCTGATGTTGAT tgtgtgCAATGGCATGCCAACTGCAACTACGTTGCCACTGGCTCTAGTGATAAAACAGTTAGATTGTGGGACGTACAAACTGGAGAGTGTGTCCGAATATTTATTGGTCACAGGAGTATGGTTTTGTCTCTGGCAATGTCACCTGACGGTCGCTACATGGCATCTGGTGATGAAGACGGCACAATCATGATGTGGGACCTTTCAACTGGGCGCTGTGTTACACCTTTGACGGGTCACACCTCATGCGTATGGACACTTGATTTCAG TGGTGAGGGTTCGCTTCTTGCTTCTGGGTCTGCCGATTGTACTGTAAAACTATGGGACGTAACTGCAAGTACAAAGTTGCCAAGAACTGAAGAAAA CAAAAGTGGAAATACCAGCAGACTCCGATCATTGAGGACTTTGCCGACCAAGTCTACTCCCGTCTACTCGTTACGG TTTTCTCGAAGAAACCTTCTATTTGCTTCTGGGGTTCTTTCAAAAACTGTATAA
- the LOC137717629 gene encoding transcription initiation factor TFIID subunit 5-like isoform X1: MSEAVDDESVRKFVTAYLKKKGFKQAENAFQEELNKNTNSSSSPISFNSQLDPDVAKHVLSFSQYEEGPAQYQDGYAKLRSWTYTSLDLYRHELLRVLYPVFIHCFMDLVAKGHIQDARTFFNSFREDHEMMHLRDLQKLEGVLSPSHLEEMEFAHSLRQSKVNIKICQYSYELLLQFLHKSQSTTVLGIINEHINFQVSPGQPSSISEDAEAVTLTGSSLDSANQINQKEIHWGLLEDSFEERLEKAGALDSEKAEGESKEGDGDENKKKSSEGAKQGSSNKKLKKDKASGATAKTARPEATPVTAVPRVKPELTLPVIPTEVEQSIFEDLRNRVQLSSAALPSVSFYTFINTHNGLNCSSISHDGSMVAGGFSDSSLKVWDMAKIGQQGLDSALQGENGTTTSSEQVLSNGGKKPYTLFQGHSGPVYSATFNPLGDFILSSSADSTVRLWSTKLNANLVCYKGHNYPVWDVQFSPVGHYFASASHDRTARIWSMDRIQPLRIMAGHLSDVDCVQWHANCNYVATGSSDKTVRLWDVQTGECVRIFIGHRSMVLSLAMSPDGRYMASGDEDGTIMMWDLSTGRCVTPLTGHTSCVWTLDFSGEGSLLASGSADCTVKLWDVTASTKLPRTEENKSGNTSRLRSLRTLPTKSTPVYSLRFSRRNLLFASGVLSKTV, translated from the exons ATGTCTGAGGCGGTGGACGACGAGAGCGTGCGGAAGTTCGTGACGGCTTATTTGAAGAAGAAGGGCTTCAAGCAGGCGGAGAACGCTTTTCAAGAAGAACTAAACAAGAATACCAACAGCTCTTCGTCCCCGATCTCTTTCAATTCCCAATTGGACCCCGACGTCGCCAAGCACGTCCTCTCCTTCTCCCa GTATGAGGAAGGTCCAGCACAGTATCAAGATGGATATGCCAAGTTGAGATCATGGACTTACACTTCACTAGATTTGTACAGG CATGAGTTGCTTCGCGTTCTCTATCCTGTATTTATTCATTGTTTCATGGATCTGGTTGCTAAAGGTCATATACAAGACG CTCGGACATTTTTCAATAGCTTCCGTGAAGACCATGAAATGATGCACCTACGAGATCTACAGAAGTTGGAAGGCGTTCTTTCACCCTCTCATTTGGAG GAGATGGAATTTGCTCATTCTCTTAGGCAGAGCAAAGTCAACATAAAGATATGCCAG TACTCGTATGAGCTTCTGCTGCAGTTTCTACACAAGTCACAATCCACCACAGTGCTTGGGATTATCAATGAGCATATTAACTTCCAAG TTTCTCCTGGACAACCCAGCTCAATTTCCGAAGATGCTGAGGCTGTAACACTTACCGGAAGTAGCCTGGATTCAGCTAATCAGATAAACCAGAAGGAAATACATTGGGGG ttGCTCGAAGATTCCTTTGAAGAACGCTTGGAAAAGGCTGGGGCCTTAGACTCTGAAAAAGCAGAAGGAGAAAGCAAAGAAGGGGATGGGGATGAGAATAAG aaAAAATCAAGTGAAGGAGCTAAACAAGGGTCTTCAAacaaaaagttgaaaaaggaCAAGGCTTCTGGTGCAACGGCGAAAACTGCACGCCCTGAGGCAACCCCTGTAACTGCAGTACCAAGAGTCAAACCAGAGCTTACTCTGCCAGTAAT TCCCACAGAGGTTGAACAGTCAATCTTTGAAGACTTGAGAAACCGTGTACAATTGAGTAGTGCTGCACTGCCATCTGTCAGCTTTTATACATTCATCAACACACACAATGG TTTAAACTGTTCGTCTATATCCCATGATGGATCCATGGTTGCTGGTGGATTTTCAGACTCGTCGCTGAAG GTATGGGATATGGCAAAGATTGGGCAACAAGGCCTTGATT CAGCTTTGCAGGGTGAGAATGGTACCACCACTTCAAGTGAACAAGTTTTGTCAAATGGTGGAAAAAAACCATATACCTTGTTTCAGGGTCATTCGGGGCCAGTTTATTCAGCTACATTCAATCCCCTTGGGGATTTTATACTTTCCTCTTCGGCGGACTCAACTG TTCGGTTGTGGAGCACAAAATTAAATGCAAATCTTGTTTGCTACAAGGGTCATAATTACCCAGTATGGGATGTTCAG TTTAGCCCTGTCGGTCATTATTTTGCCAGTGCTTCACACGATCGAACAGCAAGGATTTGGTCTATGGACAGAATACAGCCTTTGAGAATAATGGCTGGGCACTTATCTGATGTTGAT tgtgtgCAATGGCATGCCAACTGCAACTACGTTGCCACTGGCTCTAGTGATAAAACAGTTAGATTGTGGGACGTACAAACTGGAGAGTGTGTCCGAATATTTATTGGTCACAGGAGTATGGTTTTGTCTCTGGCAATGTCACCTGACGGTCGCTACATGGCATCTGGTGATGAAGACGGCACAATCATGATGTGGGACCTTTCAACTGGGCGCTGTGTTACACCTTTGACGGGTCACACCTCATGCGTATGGACACTTGATTTCAG TGGTGAGGGTTCGCTTCTTGCTTCTGGGTCTGCCGATTGTACTGTAAAACTATGGGACGTAACTGCAAGTACAAAGTTGCCAAGAACTGAAGAAAA CAAAAGTGGAAATACCAGCAGACTCCGATCATTGAGGACTTTGCCGACCAAGTCTACTCCCGTCTACTCGTTACGG TTTTCTCGAAGAAACCTTCTATTTGCTTCTGGGGTTCTTTCAAAAACTGTATAA
- the LOC137718115 gene encoding uncharacterized protein yields MVWNVRGAGGKPFSVTAKDLVRLNKVNIFAILELRISGERAIEVIKGLGFSNYYVVDANGFSGGVWLLWNNEVVKLTVVACSSQTITAVVMDGQIQWMLTVVYASPCPRVRSHLWPYLDGVSAASNLPWLIAGDFNELIHSSEKKGGRPVNKNSGLGNWSSRNSLVDLGFIGAKFTWSKKNEHGEIVWERLDRGLCNIAWRHLFSEAYVRHLAKVKSDHCPLLIGLHSKHIPNPDLKAFRFQAMWMLHPDFESFVNDTWSSVQGDASCKTTILSSELQSWNHNVFGCIFQKKRRLLARICGIQKALCICHVPYLFDLEKQLTNEYSTILEQEELFWLQKSRNTWLREGDKNTKFFHLSAVVRRRKNKLEGLNNSEGVWTDDKENLKLIVVNYFKDLFSFRITTSTMENLPHMFPCLIGEDLLVLNGDVTDDEIKACMFAIGGLKAPGPDGIPARFYQKFWHLCGKDVCDMVKVCFNTAQLPDNINNTFISLIPKVDNPTSMTQLRPISLCSTLYKVISKILVGKLRSFLHKLVSPTQVSFVPGRQIIDNVIVAQEILHKYRNTKGKKGFIAWKIDLSKAYDRLQWSFIREVLWEIGLRGKILELIMQCVTTVNYQAIVNGELTDSFSPQCGIRQGDPLSPYLFVLCMEKLSHIINGCITTKKWKPVKISSNGPPVSHLFFADDLILFAEASSTQARLLKDCLDIFCAVSGQQVNFDKSCIYCSPNISRSKAIEIANICGSPLTSDLGHYLGVPLLHSRVNKETYGNIVEKVQRRLSAWKSNTLSMAGRLVYIQSVASAIPIYSMQSTRLPVSICDKLDKLNRNFLWGHTEDNSKVHLVKWETVSTPKFMGGLGLKDTHFMNQAILAKTGWKLLQRDPGLWAQVLKGKYLKHYDMVGACSAKFTNCSHTWRGILFGAQILPNGMRWRVGTGNQIHFWTDNWLESGVLENFATIPLSADMLEWTVEDFLIDDGWNVDLLYSCLPPDIVEHIFSLHVGTANHRDDKVIWSLTKSGTFSVKTAYLSLFGDDDIIPWNWNFIWKLKIPPKLVTFLWTIGHGKILTNVQRARRGFTNNPCCPICPNIEESMDHIFRSCRHSPSFWNGVGIPSEVAHSFALDFQSWMAINLRSHCSTIHGLPWNLIFASTLWYCWKGRNNLVFNEDQQPPVSPQKFIFQFARDWYNANKCSSSKPPRQIISIHWIHPPIGKYKINTDGSCKDPFRHISAGGLIRNSEGDWIKGFAANLGRGTIMEAELWGVFMGLSIAWDEGCRDVILECDSWDAVILIQKPILDSHPLYNLIIDCKEAIGKNWRCEVTHIYREMNASADHMADLGHGLSLGLHVFVSPPTTASNCLVSDSIGRALPRAVLV; encoded by the coding sequence ATGGTCTGGAATGTAAGAGGTGCTGGAGGGAAACCTTTCTCTGTTACTGCTAAAGATCTCGTCAGATTGAACAAAGTGAATATTTTTGCTATCTTGGAACTCAGGATCAGTGGGGAGAGGGCAATTGAAGTCATAAAaggtttgggtttttcaaattattatgTTGTTGATGCCAATGGTTTCTCTGGTGGTGTTTGGCTTTTATGGAATAATGAGGTTGTGAAACTGACTGTTGTGGCTTGCTCCTCCCAAACAATCACAGCTGTTGTAATGGATGGACAGATTCAGTGGATGCTAACGGTGGTGTATGCCTCTCCTTGTCCCCGGGTGAGGAGTCACTTATGGCCTTATCTTGATGGTGTTTCTGCAGCTTCTAACTTGCCTTGGCTTATTGCAGGGGATTTTAATGAATTGATTCATAGTTCAGAGAAAAAGGGGGGTAGGCCTGTTAATAAAAATAGTGGCCTTGGTAATTGGAGCTCTAGGAATAGCTTGGTGGACCTTGGGTTCATTGGTGCTAAATTTACTTGGAGCAAGAAAAATGAGCATGGTGAAATCGTCTGGGAAAGACTTGATAGAGGCCTTTGCAACATAGCTTGGAGACACCTCTTCTCTGAGGCATATGTTAGACATCTTGCCAAAGTGAAATCTGATCATTGCCCCTTGCTTATTGGCCTTCATTCCAAGCATATTCCTAACCCTGATTTGAAAGCTTTCAGATTCCAAGCTATGTGGATGCTTCACCCGGATTTTGAATCCTTTGTTAATGATACTTGGAGTAGTGTTCAAGGTGATGCTAGTTGCAAAACTACCATTCTTTCTTCTGAGCTTCAAAGTTGGAACCACAATGTCTTTGGAtgtatttttcaaaagaaaagaaggctcTTAGCTCGTATATGCGGAATCCAAAAGGCTCTTTGCATTTGCCATGTGCCGTATCTGTTTGATTTAGAAAAACAGCTCACCAATGAGTATAGTACTATCCTTGAGCAAGAAGAACTCTTTTGGCttcaaaaatcaagaaatactTGGCTTAGGGAGGGAGATAAAAATACCAAGTTCTTCCATCTCTCTGCGGTGGTGcgaagaaggaaaaataaacttgAAGGCCTCAATAATTCTGAAGGAGTGTGGACAGATGATAAAGAGAATTTAAAGTTGATTGTTGTCAACTATTTCAAAGATCTCTTCTCCTTTCGCATAACGACGTCAACTATGGAGAATCTGCCTCACATGTTCCCGTGTCTTATTGGTGAAGATTTACTTGTTCTAAATGGGGATGTCACCGATGATGAGATTAAAGCTTGTATGTTTGCTATTGGTGGGCTCAAAGCACCTGGACCTGATGGTATCCCTGCTAGATTCTATCAAAAATTTTGGCATCTCTGTGGCAAGGATGTTTGTGATATGGTTAAGGTTTGTTTCAATACAGCTCAACTCCCTGACAACATTAATAACACATTCATCTCGTTGATCCCTAAGGTTGATAACCCTACAAGCATGACACAGTTGAGGCCTATCAGTCTGTGTTCTACGCTCTACAAGGTCATCTCCAAAATTTTGGTGGGTAAATTGAGGTCGTTTCTCCATAAACTTGTTAGCCCAACTCAAGTGAGCTTCGTCCCGGGTAGGCAAATTATTGATAATGTCATTGTTGCTCAAGAAATCCTCCATAAGTACAGAAACACCAAAGGTAAAAAAGGGTTCATTGCTTGGAAAATTGATCTTTCCAAAGCTTATGATCGTCTTCAGTGGAGTTTTATTAGAGAAGTTCTATGGGAGATTGGGCTAAGAGGGAAAATTTTGGAACTCATCATGCAATGCGTTACCACAGTCAATTACCAAGCCATTGTTAATGGTGAGCTCACTGATTCTTTCTCCCCTCAATGTGGAATCAGACAGGGAGATCCTCTTTCTCCCTATTTATTTGTGCTTTGCATGGAAAAACTATCTCATATCATTAATGGTTGCATCACTACTAAGAAATGGAAGCCAGTTAAGATATCTAGCAATGGGCCTCCTGTCTCTCATCTCTTTTTTGCAGATGATCTTATTTTGTTTGCGGAAGCCTCCTCAACTCAAGCCAGATTACTGAAGGATTGTCTTGATATTTTTTGTGCCGTGTCTGGTCAACAGGTGAATTTTGATAAATCTTGTATTTACTGCTCTCCTAATATCTCTCGAAGTAAGGCTATTGAAATTGCCAACATCTGTGGTTCTCCTCTCACTTCTGATCTAGGACACTACTTGGGTGTTCCGTTACTGCATTCTAGAGTCAATAAAGAGACGTATGGAAACATTGTGGAAAAAGTTCAACGACGACTTTCTGCGTGGAAGAGCAATACTCTCTCTATGGCAGGTAGGCTTGTCTACATACAATCAGTTGCCTCAGCTATTCCAATCTACTCAATGCAATCTACTCGCCTCCCAGTTTCCATATGTGATAAACTTGATAAGTTGAACAGGAATTTCTTATGGGGTCACACTGAGGATAATTCCAAGGTTCACCTTGTTAAGTGGGAGACAGTATCCACGCCTAAATTTATGGGTGGTTTAGGCTTGAAAGATACTCATTTTATGAACCAAGCCATCCTTGCTAAAACTGGTTGGAAACTTTTGCAAAGAGACCCGGGCCTTTGGGCTCAagttttgaaaggaaaatatcTCAAACACTACGACATGGTGGGTGCTTGCTCTGCTAAGTTCACTAATTGTTCTCATACTTGGCGTGGAATCCTCTTTGGTGCCCAAATCCTCCCTAATGGTATGAGATGGAGAGTCGGAACTGGAAACCAAATTCATTTTTGGACAGACAACTGGCTTGAGAGTGGCGTTCTTGAAAATTTTGCTACCATCCCTCTTTCAGCTGACATGCTTGAATGGACTGTTGAAGACTTTCTTATTGATGATGGTTGGAATGTAGACTTGTTATATTCCTGCCTTCCTCCTGATATTGTGGAACATATTTTCAGTTTACATGTTGGAACTGCGAATCATAGGGAtgataaggtaatttggagcCTCACTAAATCTGGAACCTTCTCCGTGAAAACtgcttatctctctctctttggcgATGATGATATCATTCCTTGGAATTGGAATTTCATTTGGAAACTCAAGATCCCACCCAAATTAGTGACTTTTCTTTGGACTATCGGCCATGGGAAAATTCTCACCAATGTGCAGAGAGCTAGAAGAGGATTTACTAATAACCCGTGTTGCCCAATCTGCCCTAATATTGAGGAATCAATGGATCATATTTTCAGGTCTTGTAGGCATTCCCCTTCCTTTTGGAACGGTGTTGGAATCCCTTCTGAAGTTGCCCATTCCTTTGCTCTTGATTTCCAGAGTTGGATGGCCATAAACCTTAGGTCTCATTGTTCTACCATTCATGGGTTACCCTGGAATCTAATCTTTGCTTCAACTCTCTGGTATTGCTGGAAAGGGAGGAACAATCTTGTCTTCAATGAGGATCAACAACCGCCTGTCTCACCCCAGaagttcatttttcaatttgcaaGGGATTGGTATAATGCCAACAAGTGCTCTTCTAGTAAGCCTCCTAGACAAATCATCTCAATCCATTGGATCCACCCGCCAATTGGTAAATATAAAATCAATACAGATGGGAGTTGTAAGGACCCATTTAGGCACATAAGTGCTGGAGGTTTGATTCGCAATTCTGAAGGGGATTGGATTAAGGGATTTGCTGCTAATTTGGGCAGAGGAACCATCATGGAAGCTGAGCTTTGGGGTGTTTTCATGGGCCTTTCTATAGCTTGGGATGAGGGATGCAGGGATGTAATCCTTGAATGTGATTCCTGGGATGCTGTTATTTTGATCCAAAAACCTATTTTGGATTCGCACCCGCTCTACAACCTCATTATTGACTGCAAAGAAGCCATCGGAAAAAATTGGAGATGTGAAGTCACTCATATCTATAGAGAAATGAATGCCTCAGCTGATCACATGGCTGACTTGGGTCATGGGCTATCTCTTGGCcttcatgtttttgtttctccTCCTACCACTGCTAGCAATTGTCTAGTTTCTGACTCTATTGGCAGGGCCCTCCCTAGGGCTGTTCTtgtctga